Proteins encoded in a region of the Octopus sinensis linkage group LG8, ASM634580v1, whole genome shotgun sequence genome:
- the LOC115215118 gene encoding zinc finger protein 239-like isoform X2, protein MTDICGKKFSTDENLSTHKHIHTEMKPYCHDICGEALSEENGLSNHKCIHTEEKPYRCDICGKKFLRNTGLLNHIRIHTGEKPYVCSICEKAFSQHSNLMNHSRIHTGEKPHRCDICGKSFSQNSNLLVHRRIHTGEKPYHCDICGKAFSQNGNLLIHRSTHGGEKQYHCDICGKGFFVNSSLTRHIRVHTGEKPYCCDICGKTFTASSSLSMHKLNHTGNKPYHCDICDKAFLNNNTLLKHRRSHTGEKPYQCNICKKAFSQNSNLLTHKRVHTGEKPYQCDTCCKSFSQNINLLTHRRIHL, encoded by the exons ATgactgatatttgtggtaaaaagtTCTccacagatgaaaatttatctacccacaaacatattcacacagagaTGAAACCATATTGCCATGATATTTGTGGGGAGGCACTCTCTGAAGAAAATGGTTTATCTAACCACAAATGTATCCACACAGAAGAAAAACCATAccgttgtgatatttgtggtaaaaagtTCCTGAGAAATACTGGTTTGTTGAACCATATAcgaattcacacaggagagaaaccatacgtCTGCAGCATTTGTGAGAAAGCATTTTCTCAACATAGTAACTTGATGAACCATAGCAgaattcacacaggtgagaaaccacatcgttgtgatatttgtggtaaatcattctctcaaaacagCAATCTGTTGGTTCATCgccgtattcacacaggagaaaaaccataccactgtgatatatgtggtaaagcATTTTCCCAGAATGGTAATTTATTAATCCATAGAAGTACTCATGGAGGAGAGAAGCAatatcattgtgatatatgtggtaaagGATTCTTTGTTAATTCTTCTTTAACTAGACACATACGAGTTCACACAGGTGAAAAGCCATactgctgtgatatctgtgggaaaacaTTCACTGCTTCGAGTTCATTATCAATGCATAAACTTAACCATACAGGTAATAAGCCATACCACTGTGACATTTGTGATAAAGCTTTCCTTAACAATAACACTTTGTTGAAGCACAGAAGaagtcatacag gtgagaaaccataccagTGTAACATTTGCAAGAAAGCATTCTCTCAGAATAGTAATTTATTGACCCACAAACgtgttcacacaggtgagaaaccatatcagtgtgatacctgttgtaaatcattctctcaaaatatcaATTTATTAACCCATAGACGTATTCATCTTTGA
- the LOC115215118 gene encoding zinc finger protein 665-like isoform X1 — MTDICGKKFSTDENLSTHKHIHTEMKPYCHDICGEALSEENGLSNHKCIHTEEKPYRCDICGKKFLRNTGLLNHIRIHTGEKPYVCSICEKAFSQHSNLMNHSRIHTGEKPHRCDICGKSFSQNSNLLVHRRIHTGEKPYHCDICGKAFSQNGNLLIHRSTHGGEKQYHCDICGKGFFVNSSLTRHIRVHTGEKPYCCDICGKTFTASSSLSMHKLNHTGNKPYHCDICDKAFLNNNTLLKHRRSHTGEKPYHCDICGKAFSQNSNLLTHTRIHTGEKPYHCDICDKTFSQNINLIIHRSAHRGEKLYPCDICGNAFSSISSLSTHRRIHTGERPHCCDICGKAFTASSSLSMHKLTHTGEKPYYCEICGKNFPKTSILLNHRRIHTGEKPYQCNICKKAFSQNSNLLTHKRVHTGEKPYQCDTCCKSFSQNINLLTHRRIHL; from the coding sequence ATgactgatatttgtggtaaaaagtTCTccacagatgaaaatttatctacccacaaacatattcacacagagaTGAAACCATATTGCCATGATATTTGTGGGGAGGCACTCTCTGAAGAAAATGGTTTATCTAACCACAAATGTATCCACACAGAAGAAAAACCATAccgttgtgatatttgtggtaaaaagtTCCTGAGAAATACTGGTTTGTTGAACCATATAcgaattcacacaggagagaaaccatacgtCTGCAGCATTTGTGAGAAAGCATTTTCTCAACATAGTAACTTGATGAACCATAGCAgaattcacacaggtgagaaaccacatcgttgtgatatttgtggtaaatcattctctcaaaacagCAATCTGTTGGTTCATCgccgtattcacacaggagaaaaaccataccactgtgatatatgtggtaaagcATTTTCCCAGAATGGTAATTTATTAATCCATAGAAGTACTCATGGAGGAGAGAAGCAatatcattgtgatatatgtggtaaagGATTCTTTGTTAATTCTTCTTTAACTAGACACATACGAGTTCACACAGGTGAAAAGCCATactgctgtgatatctgtgggaaaacaTTCACTGCTTCGAGTTCATTATCAATGCATAAACTTAACCATACAGGTAATAAGCCATACCACTGTGACATTTGTGATAAAGCTTTCCTTAACAATAACACTTTGTTGAAGCACAGAAGaagtcatacaggtgagaaaccatatcactgtgatatctgtggcaaagcaTTCTCTCAAAACAGCAATTTATTAACgcatacacgcattcacacaggtgaaaagccatatcattgtgatatttgtgacaaAACATTCTCgcaaaatattaatttgataattcATAGGTCTGCTCACAGAGGAGAGAAACTctatccttgtgatatttgtggtaatgCTTTCTCCAGTATTTCTTCTTTATCaactcacagacgtattcatacaggagaaagaccACACTGCTGTGATATTTGCGGCAAAGCATTCACTGCTTCCAGTTCATTGTCAATGCATAAGCTTACAcacacaggtgagaagccatactactgtgaaatctgtggtaaaaatTTCCCAAAAACTAGCATTTTGTTGAATCACAGACgaattcacacaggtgagaaaccataccagTGTAACATTTGCAAGAAAGCATTCTCTCAGAATAGTAATTTATTGACCCACAAACgtgttcacacaggtgagaaaccatatcagtgtgatacctgttgtaaatcattctctcaaaatatcaATTTATTAACCCATAGACGTATTCATCTTTGA